A single region of the Malus sylvestris chromosome 8, drMalSylv7.2, whole genome shotgun sequence genome encodes:
- the LOC126631305 gene encoding uncharacterized protein LOC126631305, with translation MNDNCSDSESDDDTDSEKDAVAFTNSNKSEESDDLMLMRIEKLEMYQSWIGKCTIRQQSHEHNIQTSQGLIRKRWLSYTIQELFRYGLDAPKEYAFIWQTTLWHQPNPSFSPSTPASGYGWGPVVASPFLSLAPPLFLFPLFPISAILHPSPHSTFPTIFRRPLPLAFSLPPLPRAAPWMLRLPVPVHCCSRSGSLSSGSRCAAPLPCFDLLIGLQICAVASFMVGGGLASRGVVFRLRVTHGWGLLTELPGGGFWSPVG, from the exons aTGAATGACAATTGCAGTGACAGCGAGTCTGACGATGACACTGATTCGGAAAAAGACGCTGTTGCATTCACTAATTCTAATAAATCGGAAGAGTCAGATGATTTAATGCTGATGAG GATTGAAAAGTTAGAAATG TATCAAAGTTGGATTGGAAAATGCACCATCAGACAACAATCGCATGAGCACAACATCCAAACTTCACAAGGACTCATCCGGAAAAGATGGCTCTCCTACACTATACAGGA GTTATTCAGATACGGATTGGACGCACCTAAGGAATATGCTTTTATATGGCAAACAACCTTGTGGCATCAACCAAACCCTAGTTTTTCCCCATCAACGCCGGCCTCTGGCTATGGTTGGGGGCCGGTGGTAGCCTCTCCCTTTCTTTCCCTAGCTcctcctctcttcctctttccCCTCTTCCCCATCTCAGCCATTCTCCACCCCTCACCACACTCGACTTTTCCCACCATCTTTCGCCGCCCCCTTCCCCTCGCGTTTTCACTCCCTCCCCTTCCCCGTGCCGCCCCCTGGATGCTCCGCCTTCCTGTGCCTGTCCACTGTTGTTCCAGATCTGGGTCTTTGTCATCGGGGTCTCGCTGTGCAGCTCCGCTGCCTTGTTTTGACTTGTTGATAGGACTCCAAATTTGTGCAGTGGCCTCTTTCATGGTTGGTGGCGGTCTCGCCTCCAGGGGTGTTGTTTTTCGGCTTCGTGTAACTCATGGGTGGGGTTTGCTCACGGAGTTGCCCGGTGGCGGCTTCTGGTCTCCTGTTGGGTGA